In Cyprinus carpio isolate SPL01 chromosome A14, ASM1834038v1, whole genome shotgun sequence, a single window of DNA contains:
- the msx1a gene encoding homeobox protein MSX-1a codes for MAPVITMTSHATGFKAEDQSRVILGDKGEMQTSISVEEDGERPKILPFSVEALMADRRPNSSSAGTSHALIPGADPDRTGARLPFSVDVLKLHESAPVKSESPERAERSTWIHHLSPRRLSPPACPLRKHKTNRKPRTPFSTSQLLALERKFRQKQYLSIAERAEFSSSLNLTETQVRIWFQNRRAKAKRLQEAELEKLKMATKPMLPPAFGFSFPVGAHAPASYTGSHPFHRHSVSVTPVGLYTHMGYSMYHLA; via the exons ATGGCCCCAGTTATCACCATGACTTCTCACGCCACTGGTTTTAAAGCTGAAGATCAATCCCGTGTGATTTTAGGAGATAAAGGAGAGATGCAGACCAGCATCAGTGTGGAGGAGGACGGAGAGAGACCGAAGATCCTCCCGTTCAGCGTTGAAGCGCTGATGGCAGATCGGAGACCGAACAGCTCTTCCGCCGGGACGTCTCATGCTCTCATCCCGGGCGCAGATCCAGACCGGACCGGTGCTCGTTTGCCATTTTCTGTTGACGTTCTGAAACTGCACGAGAGCGCGCCGGTGAAGTCGGAGAGCCCGGAGCGCGCGGAGCGGAGCACATGGATTCATCACCTCTCTCCCC GGCGTCTCAGTCCTCCAGCGTGTCCTCTGAGAAAGCACAAAACCAACCGAAAGCCTCGGACCCCGTTCAGCACATCGCAGCTGCTGGCGCTGGAGCGGAAGTTCCGTCAGAAACAGTACCTGTCCATCGCAGAACGGGCCGAGTTCTCCAGCTCCCTGAACCTGACCGAGACTCAGGTGAGAATCTGGTTCCAGAACAGACGAGCTAAAGCCAAGCGGCTCCAGGAGGCCGAACTCGAGAAGCTAAAAATGGCCACAAAACCGATGCTTCCTCCCGCCTTCGGCTTTTCTTTTCCAGTCGGTGCTCACGCTCCGGCTTCATACACGGGATCGCATCCGTTTCACAGACACTCGGTGAGCGTGACTCCGGTGGGACTGTACACACACATGGGATATAGCATGTATCATTTAGCTTAA